A genomic segment from Colletotrichum higginsianum IMI 349063 chromosome 5, whole genome shotgun sequence encodes:
- a CDS encoding Short-chain dehydrogenase, with product MSFLYSQLFKSLPYPQGSYAGKTVVITGSNVGLGKEAARHFARLGASKLILAVRSLDKGRVAKEDIEATTNCAKHVVEVWELDMSKYASVQKFASRLSAELERVDIFIANAGVAHTEFRQMEDNEGTITVNVVSTFLLMALVLPKMKETAAKFSTRPTFTITSSEVHGWTKFEQRNAPDGEIFNTINEEASKSSDEVGKLYPLSKLLEVLGVRTFAELHPASEYPVTVNNVNPGFCHSELTRDIQTWRMWLMKLFLARTTEYGSRTLVSAGSAGAESHGHYMSDCAVAEPAPFVTSKEGKEAQDRVWNELVQKLEAIQPGVMSKI from the coding sequence ATGAGTTTTCTCTACAGCCAGCTGTTTAAATCCCTTCCGTACCCCCAGGGCTCATACGCCGGCAAGACCGTCGTGATCACCGGCAGCAACGTCGGCCTCGGAAAGGAAGCCGCGCGACACTTTgcccgcctcggcgccaGCAAGCTGATCCTTGCCGTCCGAAGCCTCGACAAGGGACGCGTCGCCAAAGAGGACATCGAAGCCACGACCAACTGCGCCAAGCACGTCGTCGAAGTCTGGGAGCTCGACATGTCCAAGTATGCCAGCGTGCAAAAGTTCGCATCTCGCCTCAGCGCCGAGCTGGAGCGTGTCGACAtcttcatcgccaacgccggcgtgGCCCACACCGAGTTCAGACAGATGGAGGATAACGAGGGGACGATCACGGTCAACGTCGTCTCCACATTCCTCCTGATGGCGCTCGTCTTGCCCAAGATgaaggagacggcggccaagTTCAGCACCCGGCCCACGTTCACGATCACGTCCTCGGAGGTCCACGGGTGGACGAAATTTGAACAGCGAAATGCGCCTGACGGCGAGAtcttcaacaccatcaaCGAGGAGGCGTCCAAGTCTTCGGACGAGGTGGGGAAGCTCTACCCCCTCTCCAAGCTCCTCGAGGTGCTCGGCGTGAGGACATTTGCCGAGCTGCACCCGGCGTCCGAGTACCCCGTCACGGTCAACAATGTCAATCCGGGCTTCTGTCACTCCGAGCTAACCCGCGACATCCAAACATGGCGCATGTGGCTCATGAAGCTCTTTCTGGCCCGGACAACAGAGTATGGTAGCAGAACCTTGGTGTCTGCGGGGTCTGCGGGGGCCGAGTCTCACGGTCACTACATGTCCGACTGTGCCGTTGCGGAACCGGCGCCGTTTGTGACGAGCAAGGAAGGAAAGGAGGCGCAAGATCGGGTGTGGAATGAGCTTGTGCAGAAGCTGGAGGCAATTCAGCCGGGTGTCATGAGCAAGATCTGA
- a CDS encoding YjeF — MSLRTLGAKAAAALDKDLMSTGAFSLDQLMELAGLSVSQAVYRVHPPSRGVNVLIACGPGNNGGDGLVAARHLRHYGYKPTIYYPKRSKNDLYQVSEVSFDFVYLDVPFVDDFPAALKSTDHVVDAIFGFSFSGEVREPFPAVIRALEETKLPVTSVDAPSSWNIEDGPPSSGPGSSFQPAVLVSLTAPKPLVKHFKGRHFIGGRFVSPGIAEKYNLDIPQYEGIDQVVEVDIKGQKL, encoded by the exons ATGTCCCTGAGA ACCCTCGGAGCGAAGGCGGCCGCAGCCCTCGACAAGGACCTGATGAGCACCGGCGCGTTTTCCCTTGACCAGCTGATGGAGCTCGCCGGTCTGTCCGTTTCTCAAGCTG TTTACCGTGTCCACCCGCCCAGCCGAGGTGTGAATGTTCTGATCGCTTGCGGCCCTGGCAACAACG GGGGCGACGGATTGGTTGCCGCCCGGCACCTCCGTCACTACGGCTACAAGCCAACGATCTACTACCCCAAGAGAAGCAAAAACGATTTGTACCAAGTGAGTGAGGTTTCATTTGATTTTGTCTATCTCG ATGTCCCCTTTGTCGACGATTTCCCTGCGGCTCTTAAGTCGACGGATCATGTCGTGGACGCCATCTTCG GGTTCAGCTTCTCTGGTGAGGTTCGGGAGCCGTTCCCCGCAGTGATCAGGGCGTTAGAAGAGACCAAGTTGCCGGTGACTTCTGTTGACGCCCCTTCGTCGTGGAACATCGAGGACGGCCCGCCTTCGTCTGGCCCTGGCAGCTCCTTCCAACCTGCGGTCCTCGTCAGCTTGACGGCACCAAAGCCGTTGGTGAAGCATTTTAAAGGACGTCACTTCATCGGTGGAAG ATTCGTATCGCCGGGCATTGCTGAAAAGTACAACCTAGACATTCCGCAGTACGAAGGCATCGACCAGGTGGTGGAAGTTGATATTAAGGGACAGAAGCTATGA
- a CDS encoding Aldo-keto reductase produces the protein MAAPPLPTSLQKSLDATKVEYVNLGASGLRVSVPILGGMSLGSSEWMDWVLDEEESCEVLKAAYDRGINTWDTANMYSNGVSEVVIGKAIKKFNIPREKLVLMTKCAIHVGEETSMFAPMYAQQLAQSKDYVNQGGLSRKTIFKAVDDALARLGTTYIDLFQIHRFDPTTPVEETMKALHDLVQAGKILYIGASSMWATQFAQMQFAAEKNGWTKFVSMQNFYNLVYREEEREMNRFCRDTGVGLIHWSPLFGGALARPLEAEKTSVRSQAKGLMNPDLTEVDENIIRRVGELAQKKGWSMSHVALAWIRSKGGVPITGFNSIKRIDEAGELRGKILSEDEVKYLEEPYVPKNIVGHY, from the coding sequence ATGGCTGCACCACCTCTTCCCACCTCTCTTCAGAAGAGCCTCGACGCAACCAAGGTCGAATACGTCAACCTCGGAGCCTCCGGTCTCAGGGTTTCTGTTCCCATTCTGGGAGGCATGTCCCTTGGATCGAGCGAATGGATGGATTGGGTGCTCGACGAAGAGGAGTCTTGCGAGGTTCTCAAGGCTGCCTACGACCGTGGCATCAACACGTGGGACACCGCCAACATGTACTCCAACGGCGTCAGCGAGGTAGTCATCGGCAAGGCCATCAAAAAGTTCAACATTCCCCGCGAGAAACTAGTCCTCATGACCAAGTGCGCCAtccacgtcggcgaggagacgAGCATGTTCGCCCCCATGTACGCCCAGCAGCTGGCGCAGAGCAAGGACTACGTCAACCAGGGCGGGCTCTCCCGCAAGACGATcttcaaggccgtcgacgacgccctggCCCGCCTGGGGACGACCTACATCGACCTCTTCCAGATCCACCGCTTCGACCCGACCacgcccgtcgaggagaccATGAAGGCCCTCCACGATCTCGTCCAGGCCGGCAAGATCCTCTACATCGGCGCCAGCTCCATGTGGGCGACCCAGTTCGCGCAGATGCagttcgccgccgagaagaacgGCTGGACGAAGTTCGTCAGCATGCAGAACTTCTACAACCTGGTCTAccgcgaggaggagcgcgagATGAACCGCTTCTGCAGGGACACGGGCGTCGGGCTCATCCACTGGTCCCCGCTCTTTGGCGGAGCGCTGGCGAGGCCGctggaggccgagaagaccaGCGTTCGCTCCCAGGCCAAGGGTCTGATGAACCCCGACCTcaccgaggtcgacgagaacATCATCCGCAGGGTCGGGGAGTTGGCCCAGAAGAAAGGTTGGAGCATGAGCCACGTTGCGCTCGCCTGGATCAGGTCCAAGGGCGGGGTTCCGATCACGGGGTTCAACTCCATCAAGAGGATTGATGAGGCTGGGGAGTTGCGCGGCAAGATTTTGTCAGAGGATGAAGTGAAGTACCTCGAGGAGCCGTACGTCCCCAAGAATATTGTCGGACACTACTGA
- a CDS encoding Hexose transporter — translation MEKETGVTREPVQGLAVTDDVNAIEAPVTWKAYLICAFASFGGIFFGYDSGYINGVLGSSIFIEAVEGPGATSIGESDTSLIVSILSCGTFFGALIAGDLADMMGRKWTVILGCLIYMIGVIIQMITNVNTALGPIVAGRLIAGIGVGFESAVVILYMSEISPKKVRGALVSGYQFCITIGLLLAACVVYATKDRTDTGSYRIPIAIQFPWAIILGGGLMLFPDSPRYFVKKGRLADAARSLSRLRGQPENSEYIQVELAEIVANEEYERQLVPNTTWFGTWANCFKGSVFKANSNLRKTILGTSLQMMQQWTGVNFIFYYSTPFLQSTGAIDNTFLISLVFTLVNVCSTPLSFWTVERFGRRTILLWGATGMLICQFLVAIIGVTVGFNHTHPDPADATKSIANNIPAVNAQIAFIAIFIFWFASTWGPGAWVLIGEIFPLPMRSRGVALSTASNWLWNTIIAVITPYMVGENRGNLKSSVFFVWGGLCSCALVYTYFLVPETKGLSLEQVDKMMEETTPRTSAKWVPHETFASQVARNGVLDKVTVDNVERRSSNV, via the exons ATGGAGAAAGAGACTGGCGTGACGCGCGAGCCTGTCCAGggcctcgccgtcaccgACGATGTTAACGCCATCGAGGCTCCCGTCACCTGGAAGGCCTACCTGATCTGCGCCTTTGCCTCCTTTGGAGGAATCTTCTTCGGTTATGACTCCGGTTACATCAACGGTGTCCTGGGTTCCTCGATCttcatcgaggccgtcgagggccccGGCGCCACATCCATTGGCGAATCCGACACTTCCCTCATCGTCTCTATCCTATCTTGCGGTACCTTCTTCGGTGCCCTCATTGCTGGTGACTTGGCCGACATGATGGGCCGCAAGTGGACCGTCATTCTTGGCTGCCTCATCTACATGATCGGTGTCATAATCCAGATGATTACCAACGTCAACACCGCTCTCGGCCCCATCGTCGCCGGTCGTCTCATTGCTGGTATTGGTGTGGGTTTCGagtccgccgtcgtcattcTGTACATGTCTGAGATT TCACCCAAGAAGGTTCGTGGTGCTCTCGTCTCCGGCTACCAGTTCTGCATCACCATCGGTCTGCTCTTGGCTGCTTGCGTCGTCTACGCCACCAAGGACCGAACCGACACTGGCTCCTACCGCATCCCCATCGCCATCCAGTTCCCCTGGGCTatcatcctcggcggcggtctgATGCTCTTCCCCGACTCCCCCAGATACTTCGTCAAGAAGGGCAGActtgccgatgccgcccgctctctctctcgccttCGTGGCCAGCCCGAGAACTCGGAGTACATCCaagtcgagctcgccgagatcgtcgccaacgaggaGTACGAGCGCCAGCTTGTCCCCAACACCACCTGGTTCGGCACCTGGGCCAACTGCTTCAAGGGTTCTGTCTTCAAGGCCAACTCCAACTTGCGCAAGACCATTCTCGGTACTTCTCTTCAGATGATGCAGCAGTGGACCGGTGTCAACTTCATCTTTTACTACTCGACTCCTTTCCTCCAGTCCACCGGTGCTATTGACAACACCTTCCTGATCTCCCTCGTCTTCACTCTCGTCAACGTCTGCTCGACTCCTCTGTCCTTCTGGACCGTCGAGAGATTCGGTCGCCGCACGATCCTCCTCTGGGGCGCAACTGGCATGTTGATCTGCCAGTTCCTTGTTGCCATCATCGGTGTCACTGTCGGCTTCAACCACACTCACCCCGATCCCGCCGATGCCACCAAGAGCATCGCCAACAACATCCCCGCCGTCAACGCTCAGATCGCCTTCATCGCAATCTTCATTTTCTGGTTCGCCTCCACCTGGGGCCCCGGCGCCTGGGTTCTCATTGGCGAGATTTTCCCTCTGCCCATGCGCTCCCGTGGTGTCGCCCTTTCCACCGCTTCCAACTGGCTCTGGAACACCATCATTGCCGTCATCACCCCTTACATGGTCGGTGAGAACCGCGGTAACTTGAAGtcctccgtcttcttcgtctggGGCGGTCTCTGCTCCTGTGCACTGGTCTACACCTACTTCCTGGTTCCCGAGACCAAGGGCCTGTCCCTGGAGCAGGTCGACaagatgatggaggagacAACTCCCCGCACCTCGGCCAAGTGGGTGCCCCACGAGACCTTTGCCTCTCAGGTCGCCCGCAACGGCGTCTTGGACAAGGTCACCGTCGACAACGTCGAGCGTCGCAGTTCCAACGTCTAA
- a CDS encoding Dj-1 family protein, whose product MAFNLSKPNRKIQAGVILTKGVTEMLDVAPFEFFAWTDETACRLMNLPEEMWKDAIDIELHWVSEDGKPVQMKSAAQIQPTDSFASCPPLDIALMGASVGYKTSDAEIAFIRKVYDQCSAFLTICGGVMAPLEAGILAGKTATGPRPMIGTLRETAPAVDWVEKRWAHDGKLWTSGTLLNGTDMMRAFAEATWGGKSGLFEALLDMGGYPARDVDFKDFRGHHYPIEKLEF is encoded by the exons AGCAAGCCGAATCGCAAGATTCAAGCCGGCGTCATATTGACAAAGGG CGTTACCGAGATGCTCGATGTAGCGCCCTTTGAATTCTTCGCCTGGACGGATGAGACCGCGTGTCGGCTAATGAACCTTCCCGAGGAGATGTGGAAGGATGCCATCGATATCGAGCTCCACTGGGTCTCCGAGGATGGGAAGCCAGTCCAGATGAAGAGCGCAGCCCAGATCCAACCCACC GACTCGTTTGCGTCTTGCCCACCGCTTGACATTGCGCTTATGGGTGCCAGCGTGGGCTACAAGACGAGCGACGCCGAGATAGCCTTCATTCGCAAGGTCTACGACCAGTGCAGCGCCTTCCTCACCatctgcggcggcgtcatggcCCCCCTGGAAGCAggcatcctcgccggcaaaACGGCCACCGGCCCACGTCCGATGATCGGCACGCTGCgggagacggcgccggcggtcgATTGGGTCGAGAAGCGCTGGGCGCACGACGGCAAGCTCTGGACCTCGGGCACGCTGCTGAACGGCACGGACATGATGCGCGCGTTCGCCGAGGCCACGTGGGGCGGGAAGAGCGGGCTGTTTGAGGCGCTCCTCGACATGGGCGGGTATCCTGCGAGGGACGTGGACTTCAAGGACTTCAGGGGACATCACTACCCGATCGAAAAACTGGAATTTTGA
- a CDS encoding ABC transporter: MASNAICPPGSNNQFGPRINFGCRHFDFTLLFEDAIFHVLPSAVFLLLVPFRVYSLWRAPVKLATYRLALWKLGPLIVLAALHLAFLIVQTKTSALRTDVSLAAGVLNFIAVLAATFHSYLEDQRSIRPSDLLILYFSASVFLSLPRLRTLWLVSSGGAPKVLWTVILALTTFIVPLESVSKRKFLRPPYETLTKEEETGFWGRSFFTWLLPFFRLGYSRIIHIRDIPDVDADLTGEVAGEKLERAWARRKGRKHHALFRANCAAYRGTLVLGVVTRLCLTAFTFCQPFLITATVRFMQTPKTPQSERYGQALVGACLLTYLGLAVSRAAFSRQQYRFTTMIRAGLTSVVFRQTVSLRADDLKDNAAVTLMGTDIERIVTTFVNLHQVWAAVLEVGIAIFLLQRQVAAASVVPVVISIVCALGVIPISKTIGKAQTVWIECLQKRVAVTASMLGDMKAIKMLGLPDVLSTVITELRRIELSGSEKFRKLLLAQILVSIFPIELAPFATFVIYSIIAVTTKEQTLTTTSAFTALSLINLLTEPLLMFCQVVPSIVQGLACFKRIEEFCLKDSGVKSGESVHSDSAFDDSAKSGVELESQNLQLKSGDALVLFHGAKISWSPDSDLVFKNLTLTIKRGTTMITGPVGSGKSCLLESILGETSIGAGTRTFTGYSAAYCPQTPWMMNNTIRHNITGGLEYEPKWLEQVLWLCSLTEDINNMPEGDLYNVGTNGVGLSGGQRQRIALARAVYSRHRVLILDDIFSGLDSKSVSQISARLFGIDGHFHRSGLSVVLATHTRVLLRHADEVVVLNDGEVTSQGPYKQVLTESSSIVTKADTEREDVSSEADVAVDEPVKPAHLQTSLDSEEGRLRQNGSWSVYKYYFERAGWVVISLFILSSFTEAFCSGFTTIWFQWWVEANEKRPNDNLGKYLGVYALLFTVTCIAMCVECWVLFIRIISSTALGLHADLLRTSLRAPLSFFQSTDTGSITNRFSQDLNLVDTTLPSNAINFVSNACACIVRLVILCVMGKYLATSVPLLVGVLFFVQRYYLRTSRQVRLLDIEAKAPIYTHFLESLKGVTTIRAYKWQGGFKDRNTALLNTSQKPHYVLACIQLWLALVLDLVVGVLALIIVAMATSLIDTFSPGAVGVSMVLVLGFNTSLAMTIKNWTALETSIGAVARVREFAETTPSEVRDLGDGGVPPSGWPLRGGITFENTTARYTEDGEATLKGLSLSISPGQKVAVCGPSGSGKTSLVLSLLQMIEVTDGRVLVDNVDLAGLGRAEVRSRINVIPQEPFFMPGTVRFNLDPHSRTSDEDLGAALDKVGLLGKIGTAGGLDADLDADGFSVGERQLLALTRALISKSQILVLDEATSSVDQDTEAKMQSIIESEFSQQTVIAVIHRLRYIEQYDKVLLLKRGEVVRWGSPKELLEMDTEFREFAEAMQISH, from the exons ATGGCGAGCAACGCCATTTGCCCGCCGGGCAGCAACAACCAGTTTGGGCCGCGTATAAACTTCGGCTGCCGTCATTTCGACTTTACACTTCTATTCGAGGATGCCATCTTCCATGTGCTTCCTTCGGCAGTATTTTTGCTTCTGGTACCGTTCCGGGTTTACTCGCTCTGGCGCGCGCCAGTGAAGTTGGCAACTTACAGGCTTGCGTTGTGGAAATTG GGTCCATTGATCGTGTTGGCGGCACTCCACTTGGCGTTTCTCATCGTACAAACCAAGACATCGGCTCTTCGCACAGATGTATCCCTTGCAGCAGGAGTCCTCAACttcatcgccgtcctcgcaGCGACATTCCACTCCTACCTCGAAGACCAACGCTCCATTCGCCCATCGGACCTTCTCATACTCTACTTCTCTGCCTCTGTATTTCTCTCCCTACCCCGTCTGAGAACCCTGTGGCTGGTCTCCTCCGGCGGCGCGCCAAAGGTGCTATGGACagtcatcctcgccctcacGACCTTTATAGTTCCCCTCGAATCCGTCAGCAAGAGGAAGTTCCTGCGGCCCCCGTACGAAACTCTCAccaaggaggaagagacaGGCTTCTGGGGCCGCAGCTTTTTCACGTGgctcctccccttcttccgcTTGGGGTACTCGCGCATAATCCATATCCGGGACATTccggacgtcgacgccgacctcaCGGGCGAAGTGGCCGGAGAGAAACTGGAGAGGGCTTGGGCGAGGCGGAAGGGCCGCAAACACCACGCACTGTTCCGGGCGAACTGCGCCGCGTACCGCGGgaccctcgtcctcggcgtcgtcacgCGCCTCTGCCTCACCGCCTTCACCTTCTGCCAACCCTTCCTCATCACGGCGACCGTAAGGTTCATGCAGACGCCCAAGACGCCCCAGTCGGAGAGATACGGCCAGGCGCTGGTCGGCGCGTGCCTGCTCACGTatctcggcctcgctgtCTCCCGTgcggccttctcgaggcAGCAGTACCGCTTCACGACCATGATCCGGGCGGGGCTGACGTCCGTGGTGTTCAGGCAGACCGTCTCGCTGAGGGCGGATGACCTTAAGGACAACGCGGCCGTGACGCTGATGGGTACCGACATCGAGCGCATCGTGACCACTTTTGTTAATCTTCATCAAGTGTGGGCTGCTgttctcgaggtcggcattgctatcttcctcctccaacgcCAGGTAGCGGCGGCATCGGTCGTCCCCGTCGTTATTTCAATCG TCTGCGCTCTCGGCGTCATCCCTATCTCCAAGACCATCGGTAAAGCCCAGACGGTTTGGATCGAGTGCCTCCAAAAGCGGGTGGCTGTCACGGCTTCCATGCTTGGTGACATGAAGGCGATCAAGATGCTGGGTCTGCCGGACGTGCTGTCCACCGTCATCACAGAGCTGCGACGCATCGAACTGAGCGGCTCAGAAAAGTTTCGGAAGCTGCTCCTTGCCCAAATACTTGTTT CTATCTTCCCCATCGAACTCGCCCCGTTCGCGACGTTTGTCATCTACagcatcatcgccgtcaccaccaaGGAACAGACCCTGACAACCACCAGCGCCTTCACGGCTCTGTCTCTCATCAATCTTTTGACGGAGCCGCTGCTCATGTTCTGTCAGGTTGTTCCCAGCATTGTGCAGGGCCTTGCCTGCTTCAAGCGCATCGAGGAATTCTGCCTGAAGGATTCGGGCGTGAAATCAGGTGAGAGTGTCCATTCGGACTCTGCATTCGACGATTCTGCCAAAAGCGGCGTAGAGCTTGAGTCTCAAAATTTGCAGCTCAAATCGGGAGACGCACTTGTTCTATTCCATGGCGCCAAGATTTCATGGTCCCCAGACTCTGATTTGGTCTTCAAGAACCTCACCCTGACCATCAAACGCGGAACCACCATGATCACTGGCCCCGTCGGGAGCGGAAAGTCTTGCCTCCTTGAGAGTATACTTGGCGAGACATCAATTGGCGCTGGAACCAGAACATTCACGGGCTACAGTGCCGCCTACTGCCCGCAGACGCCTTGGATGATGAACAACACCATCCGGCACAACATCACCGGCGGCTTAGAGTACGAGCCAAAGTGGCTCGAGCAGGTTCTCTGGTTGTGCTCCCTGACGGAAGACATTAACAACATGCCCGAAGGTGACTTGTACAATGTTGGAACCAACGGAGTCGGGTTGAGTGGAGGCCAGCGACAACGTATT GCTTTAGCTCGTGCTGTGTACTCCAGACATCGGGTTCTCATCCTCGATGACATCTTCAGCGGGCTCGACTCGAAGAGCGTCAGCCAGATTTCGGCTCGCCTTTTCGGCATTGACGGCCACTTTCACCGGAGTGGCCTCTCGGTGGTGCTGGCCACCCACACTC GTGTTTTACTTCGCCACGCGGACGAAGTGGTCGTCCTTAACGACGGCGAGGTGACAAGCCAGGGCCCATACAAGCAAGTTCTCACCGAGTCGTCCAGCATCGTTACCAAAGCAGACACGGAAAGGGAAGACGTCAGCAGCGAAGCAGATGTAGCAGTCGATGAGCCAGTGAAGCCCGCGCATTTGCAAACTTCATTGGACtctgaagaaggccgcctGCGCCAGAACGGATCCTGGTCCGTTTACAAGTACTACTTCGAGCGTGCTGGGTGGGTTGTAATTTCACTGTTTATACTCTCCAGTTTTACGGAAGCGTTCTGCAGCGGTTTCACAA CCATCTGGTTCCAGTGGTGGGTGGAAGCCAACGAGAAACGACCAAACGACAACCTCGGCAAGTACCTCGGGGTTTACGCCCTATTGTTTACCGTGACGTGTATTGCGATGTGCGTCGAATGTTG GGTGCTCTTCATCCGCATCATCAGCTCAACGGCCCTGGGCCTGCATGCCGACCTTTTACGAACTAGTCTGAG GGCGCCTTTGAGCTTCTTTCAGTCGACGGACACCGGCTCGATTACCAATAG ATTCAGCCAGGATTTGAACCTCGTTGACACAACCCTGCCTTCGAATGCTATCAATTTCGTGTCGA ATGCCTGCGCATGCATTGTCAGGCTAGTCATACTCTGCGTCATGGGAAAGTACCTGGCGACTTCGGTTCCTCTGCTCGTAGGAgtgctcttcttcgtccaGCGATACTACCTCCGCACATCCcgccaagtgcgtctcctcgacatcgaggccAAGGCACCCATCTACACGCACTTCCTCGAGAGCCTCAAGGGCGTGACCACGATCCGCGCCTACAAGTGGCAGGGCGGATTCAAGGACCGCAACACGGCGCTGCTGAACACGTCCCAGAAGCCGCACTACGTGCTCGCATGCATCCAGTTGTGGCTGGCCCTCGTGctggacctcgtcgtcggcgtcctggcgctcatcatcgtcgccatggcgACGTCCCTGATCGACACCTTCTCCCCAGGGGCGGTGGGCGTCTCAatggtgctggtgctggggtTCAACACCAGCCTGGCGATGACGATCAAGAACTGGACCGCGCTGGAGACTTCCATCGGGGCCGTGGCCAGGGTGAGGGAGTTTGCGGAGACGACGCCGTCAGAGGTGCGagatctcggcgatggcggcgttccCCCGTCCGGGTGGCCGCTAAGGGGCGGCATCACGTTCGAGAACACCACCGCCAGGTACACGGAAGACGGTGAGGCCACTCTCAAGGGCCTAtccctctccatctccccGGGCCAAAAGGTTGCCGTGTGCGGGCCGTCCGGTAGCGGCAAAACGtccctcgtcctctcccTGCTGCAGATGATCGAGGTGACGGACGGCAGGGTGCTCGTCGAcaacgtcgacctcgccggcctgggaAGGGCGGAAGTGCGCTCGCGAATCAATGTCATCCCGCAGGAGCCCTTCTTCATGCCGGGCACCGTCCGCTTCAACCTAGACCCCCACTCCCGCACGAGTGACGAAGATCTTGGGGCGGCGCTGGACAAGGTCGGCCTCCTGGGGAAGATCGGCACGGCGGGCGGGCTGGACGCAGACCTGGACGCCGACGGCTTCTCGGTGGGCGAAAGGCAGCTGCTGGCTCTGACGAGAGCTTTGATTTCCAAGAGTCAGATCCTGGTTCTGGACGAAGCTACAAGCAG CGTTGATCAGGATACGGAGGCCAAGATGCAGAGCATCATCGAGAGCGAGTTCTCCCAGCAGACTGTCATCGCCGTTATCCATAGGCTGAGGTACATTGAGCAGTATGACAAGGTGCTGCTCCTTAAGCGAGGGGAGGTAGTGAGGTGGGGTTCGCCAAAAGAACTTCTCGAGATGGACACGGAGTTCAGGGAGTTTGCGGAGGCTATGCAGATTTCGCACTGA
- a CDS encoding Alcohol dehydrogenase, whose protein sequence is MTTSGRQKRIFMTGASGYTGSVVTELAIADGYIIHALSRTEASDGKLRDLGAVPIRGDLCSLDTLRRESAQADAVIHLATAYVFGGEPYETFRPMDTAAVDAIADALAGTDKPLVVTSGTLCVAADPTGAETTEASPAEPNPINTRIKTELHSLSHAAKGVRVTSIRLAPYVYGRGGSGVAQFLGIAAKTGGVVCVGGGRNRTTVVHVDDAARLYLLAAEKGRAGEIYNASAATDVTSRRLSEAMAAAVGVPLRDISAEDAKAQLGATVAFFLAAENRASGEKARRELGWTPRGPGILEEIGSSKGSYGELAKALRKQ, encoded by the coding sequence ATGACGACGTCAGGCCGACAGAAGCGCATCTTTATGACCGGAGCAAGCGGCTACACCGGCTCCGTAGTCACAGAGCTAGCCATCGCAGACGGCTACATCATTCACGCCCTCTCCCGGACCGAAGCTAGCGACGGTAAACtccgcgacctcggcgccgtgcccATCCGGGGCGACCTCTGCTCCCTTGACACCCTCCGTCGCGAAAGCGCACAGGCGGACGCGGTCATCCACCTGGCCACCGCCTacgtcttcggcggcgagccgTACGAGACCTTCCGGCCCATggacaccgccgccgtcgatgccatcgccgatgccctcgccggAACCGACAAGCCGCTGGTCGTGACGTCCGGCACGCTTTGCGTCGCCGCGGATCCCACGGGCGCCGAGACCACGgaggcgtcgccggcggagCCTAACCCTATCAACACCCGCATCAAGACCGAGCTGCACTCACTGAGCCACGCCGCGAAGGGTGTCCGGGTCACTTCGATCCGGCTGGCGCCCTACGTCTacggccgaggcggcagcggcgtcgcGCAGTTTTTGGGCATAGCGGCGAAgacgggcggcgtcgtgtgcgtcggcggcggcaggaaCCGCACGACGGTCGTgcacgtcgacgatgccgcgcGGCTGTATCTCCTCGCGGCGGAAAAGGGGCGGGCCGGCGAGATCTAcaacgccagcgccgcgACGGACGTCACCTCACGCCGGCTCTCcgaggccatggccgccgccgtcggcgtgcCGTTGAGGGACATCAGCGCGGAGGACGCGAAGGCGCAGCTGGGGGCCACAGTGGCGTTCTTCCTGGCGGCGGAGAACCGGGCGTCCGGGGAGAAGGCCAGGAGGGAGCTTGGCTGGACGCCCCGCGGGCCGGGCATCTTGGAGGAGATTGGCAGCAGCAAGGGTTCGTATGGGGAACTTGCCAAGGCACTCCGGAAGCAATAG